In Methanothermus fervidus DSM 2088, a single genomic region encodes these proteins:
- a CDS encoding tRNA(Ile2) 2-agmatinylcytidine synthetase (COGs: COG1571 DNA-binding protein containing a Zn-ribbon domain~InterPro IPR013696: IPR004365~KEGG: mth:MTH966 hypothetical protein~PFAM: domain of unknown function DUF1743; nucleic acid binding OB-fold tRNA/helicase-type~SPTR: O27047 Conserved protein~PFAM: Domain of unknown function (DUF1743); OB-fold nucleic acid binding domain), with the protein MLHIGIDDTDSSKGMCTTYIACILYHEFKSCGFEVIGYPRLIRLNPFAPHKTRGNGAVSLRVKTKNEEKIKNKVLNTVSNLAELEDENTDPGIVFYKGKITPEMEKFALKAIRKIVSLNEAKKLAKKVNAEIYKFKKGRGIIGALAAISCPLKDKTYELLAYRTPENYGKERKIDSNSVFKMDKLFYPKTFDNVDNDNILITPNTPCPVLYGIRGETPEDVREANKVVKSREPIERTCIFETNQHTDQHIQKAKRIADMKQFESYVVIGEVKDEPKVIEGGHVFFTLKDSSGEITCAAYEPTKEFRKIVMKLKPGDKLKIYGGIGVHNTLNIEKMKILELAPLYKKLNPLCPKCGKRMKSAGKNKGLKCLNCGNKIPYEYKIIKKIPRNIKKKWYEVPPAARRHLSKPLIRCKNDI; encoded by the coding sequence ATGCTTCATATAGGTATAGATGATACAGACTCCAGCAAAGGTATGTGCACTACCTATATAGCTTGTATACTTTATCATGAATTTAAAAGTTGCGGATTTGAAGTGATAGGTTATCCTAGATTGATAAGATTAAATCCTTTTGCACCACATAAAACCCGTGGAAATGGTGCCGTATCACTCAGAGTAAAAACAAAAAATGAAGAAAAAATTAAAAATAAAGTATTAAACACTGTTTCAAATTTAGCAGAACTTGAAGATGAAAACACAGATCCTGGAATTGTATTTTATAAAGGAAAAATAACTCCTGAAATGGAAAAATTTGCATTAAAAGCCATAAGAAAGATTGTTAGTTTAAATGAAGCTAAAAAATTAGCAAAAAAAGTTAATGCTGAAATTTATAAGTTTAAAAAAGGAAGAGGTATCATAGGAGCTCTTGCAGCAATCTCTTGTCCCCTAAAAGATAAAACTTATGAATTACTTGCATATCGAACACCAGAAAATTATGGTAAAGAAAGAAAAATAGATAGCAATTCTGTTTTTAAAATGGATAAATTATTTTATCCAAAAACATTTGACAATGTTGACAATGATAACATACTTATAACTCCAAATACACCATGTCCTGTTCTTTATGGTATACGAGGTGAAACTCCTGAAGATGTTAGAGAGGCAAATAAAGTTGTTAAGTCAAGGGAACCTATTGAAAGGACATGTATTTTTGAAACAAACCAACACACTGACCAACATATCCAAAAAGCAAAAAGAATAGCGGACATGAAGCAGTTTGAATCTTATGTTGTTATAGGGGAAGTAAAAGACGAACCAAAGGTTATTGAAGGAGGACATGTTTTTTTCACATTGAAAGATAGTTCTGGTGAAATTACTTGTGCAGCTTATGAACCTACAAAAGAATTTAGGAAAATTGTAATGAAATTAAAACCAGGAGACAAATTGAAAATATATGGAGGTATAGGTGTTCACAATACATTGAACATTGAAAAAATGAAAATATTAGAATTAGCACCTTTATATAAAAAATTAAATCCACTATGTCCAAAATGTGGAAAAAGAATGAAGTCCGCTGGGAAAAATAAAGGTCTCAAATGTTTAAATTGTGGTAATAAAATCCCTTATGAATATAAAATAATTAAGAAAATTCCTAGGAATATAAAGAAAAAATGGTATGAAGTTCCCCCTGCAGCAAGGCGTCATCTTTCTAAGCCGCTTATAAGGTGTAAAAATGATATCTAA
- a CDS encoding aspartate semialdehyde dehydrogenase (COGs: COG0136 Aspartate-semialdehyde dehydrogenase~InterPro IPR005676: IPR012080: IPR016040: IPR000534: IPR 012280~KEGG: mth:MTH799 aspartate-semialdehyde dehydrogenase~PFAM: Semialdehyde dehydrogenase dimerisation region; Semialdehyde dehydrogenase NAD - binding~PRIAM: Aspartate-semialdehyde dehydrogenase~SPTR: O26890 Aspartate-semialdehyde dehydrogenase~TIGRFAM: aspartate-semialdehyde dehydrogenase~PFAM: Semialdehyde dehydrogenase, dimerisation domain; Semialdehyde dehydrogenase, NAD binding domain~TIGRFAM: aspartate-semialdehyde dehydrogenase (non-peptidoglycan organisms)) has product MLKVGILGATGMVGQRFVSLLADHPDFEIEVLTASPRSAGKKYEDAAKWYLDIEMPESVKDITVVNTDPKEVEDVDILFSALPSNIAAKVEPKFAEKYIVASNASAMRMEPDVPLLIPEVNPESLDLIEIQQEKRGWEGFIVTNPNCSTIALTLTLKPIYDLFDIKRVYVATMQAVSGAGYAGVPSMAILDNIIPFISGEEEKIETETLKILGTLKDDSIEPAKFKITASCHRVPVLDGHTEAVFIELEENFDIEDIKDAMAKFKGLPQKLNLPSAPKKPIIVLDDEDRPQPRIDRDNENGMAVTVGRLRKDNTIENSLKYVLVGHNTIRGAAGASVLNAELIKETIL; this is encoded by the coding sequence ATGTTGAAAGTAGGCATACTCGGCGCCACCGGCATGGTTGGACAAAGATTTGTCAGTTTGTTGGCAGATCATCCTGACTTTGAAATTGAAGTTTTAACAGCTTCCCCAAGGTCAGCAGGTAAAAAGTATGAAGACGCAGCTAAATGGTATTTAGATATAGAAATGCCAGAATCTGTTAAGGATATAACAGTTGTTAACACAGATCCAAAAGAAGTTGAGGATGTAGATATATTATTCTCAGCTTTACCATCAAACATTGCTGCCAAGGTAGAGCCTAAATTTGCAGAAAAATATATCGTTGCATCTAATGCAAGTGCTATGCGGATGGAACCAGATGTTCCACTTTTAATTCCCGAAGTAAATCCAGAATCATTGGATTTAATTGAAATACAACAAGAAAAAAGAGGTTGGGAAGGTTTTATAGTTACTAACCCTAATTGTTCGACAATAGCACTTACATTGACATTAAAACCAATTTATGATTTATTTGATATAAAAAGAGTATATGTTGCAACTATGCAAGCAGTGTCTGGTGCTGGATATGCTGGTGTTCCATCCATGGCAATTTTAGATAATATAATACCATTTATAAGTGGCGAAGAAGAAAAGATAGAGACAGAAACTTTAAAAATTCTTGGAACTTTAAAGGATGATAGTATTGAACCAGCAAAATTTAAAATAACTGCTTCTTGCCATAGAGTACCTGTGTTAGATGGACATACTGAAGCCGTATTCATTGAATTAGAAGAAAATTTTGATATAGAAGATATAAAAGATGCAATGGCAAAGTTTAAGGGTTTACCACAAAAACTAAATCTTCCTTCTGCACCAAAAAAACCAATAATAGTTTTAGACGATGAAGATAGACCTCAGCCAAGAATAGATAGAGATAACGAGAATGGAATGGCTGTAACAGTTGGAAGATTGCGAAAAGATAACACAATTGAAAATAGTCTTAAATATGTGTTAGTTGGACATAATACAATTAGAGGTGCGGCAGGAGCGTCAGTGCTAAACGCAGAACTCATTAAAGAAACAATTCTTTGA
- a CDS encoding dihydrodipicolinate reductase (COGs: COG0289 Dihydrodipicolinate reductase~InterPro IPR000846: IPR011770: IPR016040~KEGG: mth:MTH800 dihydrodipicolinate reductase~PFAM: dihydrodipicolinate reductase~PRIAM: Dihydrodipicolinate reductase~SPTR: O26891 Dihydrodipicolinate reductase~TIGRFAM: dihydrodipicolinate reductase~PFAM: Dihydrodipicolinate reductase, N-terminus; Dihydrodipicolinate reductase, C-terminus~TIGRFAM: dihydrodipicolinate reductase) — MKIVVCGACGRMGSLIIKNVVKEKDMELVGAIEAPNTELEGKDIGETIGIGHVGVKIRGANFLKEVLKDKDPDVLVDFTTPNAAVENIKTASKMGVNLVVGTTGFNEEQMKIIEDCVEKNNIKAVISPNMAVGVNVFFKIIEDLASLLEDYDVEIIEAHHRHKVDAPSGTAMKALEIICDKRGKSKDVAVYGRKGIVGERSDEEIGVHAIRGGDVVGDHTVMFLGNGERLEIIHRAHSRQAFVNGVLRAIRYIKHAKPGKISDMKDVLGLR, encoded by the coding sequence ATGAAAATAGTTGTTTGTGGCGCTTGTGGAAGAATGGGGTCATTAATTATAAAGAATGTAGTTAAAGAGAAAGACATGGAACTTGTTGGTGCGATAGAAGCTCCAAATACGGAATTAGAAGGTAAAGACATTGGTGAAACAATTGGTATAGGACATGTTGGTGTAAAGATAAGAGGTGCAAATTTTTTAAAAGAAGTTCTAAAAGACAAAGACCCTGACGTTTTAGTTGATTTCACAACTCCAAATGCTGCAGTTGAAAATATAAAAACAGCTAGTAAAATGGGAGTAAATTTAGTCGTTGGTACAACTGGTTTTAATGAGGAACAGATGAAAATAATTGAGGATTGTGTAGAAAAAAATAACATTAAAGCAGTTATTTCTCCAAATATGGCAGTCGGAGTAAATGTTTTTTTCAAAATTATTGAAGATCTTGCGTCATTACTTGAAGACTATGATGTAGAAATCATTGAAGCTCATCACAGACACAAAGTAGATGCTCCATCTGGCACTGCCATGAAAGCTTTAGAAATAATATGTGATAAAAGAGGAAAAAGTAAAGATGTGGCTGTTTATGGTAGAAAAGGAATTGTTGGCGAAAGAAGTGACGAAGAGATAGGCGTACATGCAATAAGAGGCGGAGATGTTGTTGGGGACCATACAGTTATGTTTTTAGGCAATGGTGAAAGATTGGAAATCATTCATCGTGCACATAGTAGACAAGCATTCGTTAATGGAGTTTTACGTGCTATAAGATATATAAAACATGCAAAACCAGGAAAAATAAGTGACATGAAAGATGTTTTAGGCCTCAGGTGA
- a CDS encoding conserved hypothetical protein (KEGG: mth:MTH797 hypothetical protein~SPTR: O26888 Putative uncharacterized protein) gives MRLFKDSEKEELKKLVKSCLLEISKLRLELNKCRNKLKKLKNEGYEAEIRNKNLEIINLKNIIQEKDKKIKVLKEELSKKDKKLKKLEKYIEALTSKPKPGLTSFQSQIYHLLPSKKASAKELHDFVKKVGFKELKFESMLNILKALEREGYARRYETNNGTLWEKINK, from the coding sequence ATGCGACTATTTAAAGATTCAGAAAAAGAAGAATTAAAAAAACTTGTTAAGTCATGTTTATTAGAAATTTCTAAATTAAGATTAGAATTAAATAAATGTCGGAATAAGCTAAAGAAATTAAAAAATGAAGGATATGAGGCAGAGATTAGAAATAAAAATTTAGAAATAATCAATTTAAAAAATATAATCCAAGAAAAAGATAAAAAAATTAAAGTTTTGAAGGAAGAATTATCAAAAAAAGATAAAAAATTAAAAAAACTTGAGAAATATATTGAAGCATTGACATCTAAACCTAAACCCGGGCTTACGTCTTTTCAATCTCAAATATATCATTTATTACCATCTAAAAAAGCCTCAGCTAAGGAATTGCATGATTTTGTCAAAAAAGTCGGATTTAAAGAACTTAAATTTGAAAGCATGTTAAATATATTAAAAGCTCTTGAAAGAGAAGGATATGCTAGAAGATATGAAACCAATAATGGCACTCTTTGGGAAAAAATAAATAAATAG
- a CDS encoding conserved hypothetical protein (KEGG: mth:MTH964 hypothetical protein~SPTR: O27045 Putative uncharacterized protein) — translation MEARAINFLKKIGIKYEFKKSNKRFEDGSEYRFEVPGIQGVEALEALIDAIDEYDVTVHRVTQTKGIMMLTDSEIEKMAELALEAKLELFLSVGPRATYDTSATVHTKEGARIGYRLRGYENLVYAIEDVMRAIDLGVRGIVVYDEGLLWALNKMRENGDIPKDVHFKVSAHCGHGNPASAILLEKIGADSFNPVRDLQIHMLASLRQVIDIPIDVHTENPKSSGGFIRHYEVPDMIKFSAPVYLKTGGSVALTHAWETTKDEAKKRVKQVLLVQSMIERYYPEAKISSKKHLAIPSP, via the coding sequence ATGGAAGCAAGAGCAATAAATTTTCTTAAAAAAATAGGTATTAAATATGAATTTAAAAAATCTAACAAAAGATTTGAAGACGGATCTGAATATAGGTTTGAGGTTCCTGGAATACAAGGAGTGGAAGCTCTTGAAGCATTGATAGACGCTATAGATGAATATGATGTAACTGTTCATAGAGTCACTCAGACCAAGGGAATTATGATGCTCACTGATTCTGAGATAGAAAAAATGGCTGAATTGGCGTTGGAAGCTAAACTTGAATTGTTTTTAAGTGTGGGTCCACGAGCAACATATGATACAAGTGCAACAGTGCATACAAAAGAAGGAGCAAGAATTGGATATAGGTTAAGAGGTTATGAAAATTTAGTATATGCAATTGAAGATGTAATGAGGGCCATTGATTTAGGTGTTAGAGGAATAGTTGTTTATGATGAAGGACTTCTCTGGGCATTGAATAAAATGAGAGAAAATGGTGACATACCAAAAGATGTACATTTTAAAGTATCAGCTCATTGTGGTCACGGTAATCCCGCATCTGCAATTTTACTTGAAAAAATAGGTGCAGACTCCTTTAACCCTGTGCGTGATTTGCAGATACATATGCTTGCTTCATTAAGGCAGGTAATAGATATACCTATAGATGTGCACACTGAAAATCCAAAATCTTCTGGTGGTTTTATAAGACATTATGAAGTGCCTGATATGATTAAATTTTCAGCACCAGTATATCTTAAAACAGGAGGATCTGTAGCATTAACACATGCTTGGGAAACAACTAAAGATGAAGCAAAAAAAAGGGTAAAGCAAGTTTTACTTGTACAATCCATGATAGAGAGATACTATCCTGAAGCAAAGATTTCTAGTAAAAAACATTTGGCAATACCTTCACCTTAG
- a CDS encoding dihydrodipicolinate synthase (COGs: COG0329 Dihydrodipicolinate synthase/N-acetylneuraminate lyase~InterPro IPR020624: IPR020625: IPR005263: IPR013785: IPR 002220~KEGG: mth:MTH801 dihydrodipicolinate synthase~PFAM: dihydrodipicolinate synthetase~PRIAM: Dihydrodipicolinate synthase~SPTR: O26892 Dihydrodipicolinate synthase~TIGRFAM: dihydrodipicolinate synthase~PFAM: Dihydrodipicolinate synthetase family~TIGRFAM: dihydrodipicolinate synthase), with translation MKIEGTIVAMVTPFTKDDEIDEEGMRENINYLIEKGVDGLLAAGTTGESATITHEEHRRLIDILVDEVNGRVTAVAGAGSNSSREALGLVKYAEDAGADAALVITPYYNKPQPHGLIKHYKTLAEKSDIPIIIYNVPSRTGIDIGVDVLCELAKVDNIVGIKEASTDLNKVSMIIKETMDTNLDFIVLSGNDNLTLPMISMGAKGVVSVVANVDPTRMCELVKSALKGDFETAKKKHYELYELMEALFIETNPAPVKEALNMMGRPAGHVRMPLASLKEENKKTLREILERLSLI, from the coding sequence ATGAAGATCGAAGGAACGATAGTTGCTATGGTAACTCCTTTTACAAAAGATGATGAGATAGATGAAGAAGGAATGCGTGAAAATATAAATTATTTGATTGAAAAAGGCGTTGATGGACTTTTAGCTGCAGGTACAACAGGAGAATCAGCGACAATAACTCATGAAGAACATAGAAGGCTTATAGACATACTCGTAGATGAAGTAAATGGTAGAGTAACTGCAGTAGCAGGTGCAGGAAGTAATTCTTCTAGAGAGGCACTTGGATTAGTAAAATATGCTGAAGACGCTGGGGCAGATGCAGCACTTGTTATAACACCATACTACAATAAACCACAACCACATGGACTAATAAAACATTACAAAACATTGGCTGAGAAATCAGATATTCCTATTATCATCTATAATGTACCATCAAGAACTGGAATAGATATAGGTGTAGATGTTTTGTGCGAACTGGCAAAAGTTGACAATATTGTAGGAATAAAAGAGGCTAGCACGGATTTAAATAAAGTTTCCATGATTATTAAAGAAACCATGGATACAAATTTAGATTTTATAGTTCTTTCAGGAAATGACAATTTAACTTTGCCAATGATTTCTATGGGTGCTAAAGGCGTTGTTTCCGTTGTTGCCAACGTAGATCCAACCAGAATGTGTGAACTAGTAAAAAGTGCTTTAAAAGGTGATTTTGAAACAGCTAAGAAAAAACATTATGAACTTTATGAACTCATGGAGGCATTGTTTATTGAAACTAACCCTGCCCCTGTAAAAGAGGCATTGAATATGATGGGAAGACCAGCAGGACATGTAAGAATGCCTTTAGCATCGTTAAAAGAAGAAAATAAAAAAACTTTAAGAGAAATATTGGAAAGGTTATCACTTATTTAG
- a CDS encoding Citrate synthase (COGs: COG0372 Citrate synthase~InterPro IPR016142: IPR002020: IPR016141~KEGG: mth:MTH1726 citrate synthase~PFAM: Citrate synthase~SPTR: O27759 Citrate synthase I~PFAM: Citrate synthase), protein MTKMRTKWRTSITKIEPNKIIIRGIPIERLIGSISFPEVVYLLIKGKLPSEKEARMLEAVLVSFADHGVTPPSTQVSRIIASTGSPVNACIAGGLLAFGKHHAGAIEHAMKLFQNSVELCDSEDDIPEVARDVVNKYISKGKKIPGYGHRFHNEDPRPVRLFELAEELNFKGPHMVFALEVEKILNELKNIKMNVDGACASILSDLGFDWRIGVGMFMLGRLPGIIAHIYEERTKEPPFRKFFDVDEIEYEEEQIFRPPKLKTPE, encoded by the coding sequence ATGACAAAAATGCGGACAAAATGGAGAACATCAATTACTAAAATTGAACCAAACAAAATAATAATTAGAGGAATTCCAATAGAAAGACTCATTGGGAGTATAAGTTTCCCGGAAGTTGTATATTTATTAATAAAGGGAAAATTACCTAGTGAAAAAGAGGCAAGAATGTTAGAAGCTGTATTAGTTTCATTTGCTGACCATGGAGTGACTCCACCTAGTACTCAAGTTTCAAGGATAATAGCATCAACAGGATCACCTGTCAATGCCTGTATTGCTGGTGGGCTATTAGCATTTGGTAAACATCATGCAGGAGCAATAGAACATGCCATGAAATTATTCCAAAATTCTGTTGAGTTATGTGATTCTGAAGATGATATACCTGAAGTTGCAAGGGATGTTGTAAATAAATATATTTCAAAAGGAAAGAAAATTCCTGGTTATGGTCATAGATTCCATAATGAGGATCCACGACCCGTAAGACTTTTTGAATTAGCAGAAGAACTTAATTTCAAAGGACCACATATGGTTTTTGCCCTTGAAGTTGAAAAAATCTTAAATGAATTAAAAAACATAAAAATGAATGTTGATGGAGCTTGTGCATCAATACTATCAGATCTTGGATTTGATTGGAGAATTGGAGTAGGAATGTTTATGTTAGGTAGGTTACCAGGAATTATAGCCCATATTTATGAAGAACGTACAAAAGAACCTCCATTTAGGAAATTCTTTGATGTTGATGAAATTGAATATGAAGAAGAACAAATATTCAGACCTCCTAAGTTAAAAACACCTGAGTAA
- a CDS encoding hydro-lyase, Fe-S type, tartrate/fumarate subfamily, alpha subunit (COGs: COG1951 Tartrate dehydratase alpha subunit/Fumarate hydratase class I N-terminal domain~InterPro IPR004646~KEGG: mth:MTH963 fumarate hydratase, class I related protein~PFAM: Fe-S type hydro-lyase tartrate/fumarate alpha region~SPTR: O27044 Fumarate hydratase, class I related protein~TIGRFAM: hydro-lyase, Fe-S type, tartrate/fumarate subfamily, alpha subunit~PFAM: Fumarate hydratase (Fumerase)~TIGRFAM: hydro-lyases, Fe-S type, tartrate/fumarate subfamily, alpha region), with protein MDLVKKVKKAVIKCSTEYSEDQIKAYKNAIKNENNENAVWVLKLLLKNAKIAKKKRRPLCDDTGIPHVYIEIGKKSEISSTFFQKIRRGIAEGLRELPGRPMALKGNDIERIEQSKGIYEDPGKVVPPSFFIDNNKEENGTKIHIMMLGGGPEIRARTKKVFHEHDYRKVFKEVIRWIIVEAKSLGCTPCVPAIGIGRTHYEATSLMLKAIAHGKLDQQSELEEYITNSVNSSGIGPLGLGGSTTALGTLIKIGPQRASGVRIVSTRLCCCVEPRKYTITI; from the coding sequence TTGGACTTAGTTAAAAAAGTTAAAAAAGCTGTTATAAAATGTAGCACAGAATATAGTGAAGATCAAATAAAAGCTTATAAAAATGCCATAAAAAATGAAAACAATGAAAATGCTGTTTGGGTTCTTAAGTTACTCTTAAAAAATGCTAAAATTGCAAAAAAGAAAAGAAGACCACTTTGCGATGATACAGGTATTCCCCATGTATATATAGAAATTGGCAAAAAATCAGAAATTTCTAGTACGTTTTTTCAAAAAATCAGGCGAGGCATAGCTGAAGGATTACGTGAGCTTCCAGGACGCCCTATGGCCCTAAAAGGAAATGATATAGAAAGAATAGAACAAAGTAAAGGGATATATGAAGATCCTGGGAAAGTGGTTCCTCCTTCATTCTTCATAGATAACAATAAAGAAGAAAATGGAACAAAAATTCATATAATGATGTTAGGAGGTGGTCCAGAAATTAGAGCTAGAACTAAAAAAGTTTTCCATGAACATGATTACAGAAAAGTATTTAAAGAAGTAATTAGATGGATAATAGTAGAGGCTAAATCTCTAGGTTGTACACCTTGTGTACCCGCCATAGGTATTGGAAGGACACATTATGAGGCAACATCGTTAATGCTCAAGGCAATTGCTCATGGTAAATTAGATCAGCAATCAGAACTAGAAGAATATATAACTAATTCTGTAAATTCTTCAGGAATAGGTCCTTTAGGTTTAGGAGGGTCCACCACTGCATTAGGAACTTTAATTAAAATAGGTCCACAAAGAGCCAGCGGTGTCAGAATCGTATCTACAAGATTATGTTGTTGTGTAGAACCAAGAAAATACACGATAACCATCTGA
- a CDS encoding MmgE/PrpD family protein (COGs: COG2079 Uncharacterized protein involved in propionate catabolism~InterPro IPR005656~KEGG: mth:MTH965 hypothetical protein~PFAM: MmgE/PrpD family protein~SPTR: O27046 Conserved protein~PFAM: MmgE/PrpD family), with protein MISKDLANFIKKIKYSKLNKNVVDKVKCSFLDFFGVALRGSREKSGIIAFKSLYKKGKNSTVIGYGKSDEMTASLINGIFAHNTDLDDGHRNALMHPACTVIPAALSLAEKYNVIGKRFIEGIVCGYEVGIAIGISINPEHRERGFHTTGTCGVFAAAAAASKVLNLKKNEIVNAIGLAGTQASGLLESDHAGTMAKHLHAGKAAQSGVISAILAKNGFTGAKTILDGKEGFFNAYSTLDKISIIKRELGKFHIRNTYMKKYPVCRHLHSTLDSGESILKELGIKKLDPNKVKKIIVETYEVAAQHNNYRPKTVEAVRQSLPVSLAILLYKGDLSLENLKEYERLESGVKKIIDKIIIKVDKSLDANKRPSKVCIEFKNRKIEKFTPIPRGEPENPFSKEDILKKFKKLNPEYPIKKLKIIDELEDIEVGALMEELSWKQEQ; from the coding sequence ATGATATCTAAAGATTTGGCTAATTTTATTAAAAAAATAAAATATTCAAAATTAAATAAAAATGTTGTTGATAAAGTTAAATGTTCTTTTTTGGATTTCTTTGGAGTTGCATTAAGAGGATCAAGAGAAAAAAGTGGAATCATAGCATTTAAAAGTTTATACAAGAAGGGAAAGAATTCAACTGTAATTGGTTATGGAAAAAGCGATGAAATGACTGCAAGCTTAATAAATGGCATATTTGCACATAATACAGATTTAGATGATGGTCACAGAAATGCATTGATGCATCCTGCATGTACTGTAATACCAGCTGCACTGTCTCTTGCAGAAAAATACAATGTAATAGGTAAGAGATTTATAGAAGGCATTGTTTGTGGTTATGAAGTTGGCATTGCAATTGGAATTTCTATAAATCCAGAACATAGGGAAAGAGGATTTCATACAACAGGCACATGTGGTGTATTTGCAGCCGCTGCAGCTGCATCAAAGGTTTTAAACCTTAAAAAGAATGAAATAGTCAATGCCATCGGGTTGGCAGGTACTCAGGCATCTGGATTGTTAGAATCTGATCATGCTGGTACAATGGCAAAACATCTGCATGCAGGAAAAGCGGCTCAAAGTGGAGTAATATCAGCTATTTTAGCTAAAAATGGTTTTACTGGTGCAAAAACTATATTAGATGGAAAAGAAGGATTTTTCAATGCATATTCTACTTTAGATAAAATTTCAATAATAAAAAGAGAATTAGGTAAATTTCACATTAGAAACACTTATATGAAAAAATATCCTGTTTGTAGACATCTTCATTCCACTTTAGATTCTGGAGAATCAATACTCAAAGAATTAGGAATTAAAAAATTAGATCCAAATAAAGTTAAAAAGATAATTGTAGAGACATATGAGGTTGCAGCACAACATAATAATTACAGACCTAAAACTGTGGAAGCTGTTAGACAAAGCCTACCTGTTTCTTTAGCAATTCTTTTGTATAAAGGTGATTTATCTTTAGAAAATTTAAAAGAATATGAAAGATTAGAGTCTGGAGTGAAAAAAATTATAGATAAAATTATAATAAAGGTAGATAAAAGTTTAGATGCAAACAAAAGACCATCAAAAGTTTGTATTGAATTTAAAAATAGAAAAATTGAAAAATTTACACCTATACCTAGAGGAGAACCAGAAAATCCCTTTTCAAAGGAAGATATATTGAAAAAATTCAAAAAATTGAATCCTGAATATCCAATAAAAAAATTAAAAATTATAGATGAGTTGGAAGATATTGAAGTTGGAGCCTTGATGGAGGAATTGTCATGGAAGCAAGAGCAATAA